The following proteins are encoded in a genomic region of Lycium ferocissimum isolate CSIRO_LF1 unplaced genomic scaffold, AGI_CSIRO_Lferr_CH_V1 ctg19645, whole genome shotgun sequence:
- the LOC132042992 gene encoding agamous-like MADS-box protein AGL61, producing MAKKPSMGRQKIKIAKIEVKNHLQVTFSKRRSGLFKKASELCTLCGVEIAIIVFSPARKAYSFGHTNVEFIIDRFLSRNPHPISNRLHLFEAHRHHNVCELNLKLTQILDELEVEKKKSEAFDQMRKTCQTQYWWEAPIGELAYHELEQLKYFMEDLKKNVMTHASKIMVENTENGVGIFDNYDIKPIMDASNYPHNHTFGYDHGFF from the exons ATGGCAAAGAAGCCAAGCATGGGTCGGCAAAAGATCAAAATTGCCAAAATAGAAGTCAAGAATCACCTCCAAGTTACCTTCTCCAAACGTCGTTCAGGACTTTTCAAGAAAGCTAGTGAACTATGTACACTATGTGGGGTTGAAATTGCCATTATAGTTTTCTCCCCTGCAAGAAAAGCTTACTCCTTTGGCCACACTAATGTTGAGTTCATTATCGATAGGTTTCTTTCACGAAATCCTCATCCAATCTCCAATCGACTTCATCTTTTTGAGGCTCATAGACATCACAATGTTTGTGAGCTCAACTTGAAACTCACTCAAATTCTTGATGAGCTTGAAGTTGAGAAGAAAAAGAGTGAAGCATTTGATCAAATGAGGAAAACTTGTCAAACCCAATATTGGTGGGAAGCCCCTATAGGTGAACTTGCCTATCATGAGCTTGagcaattaaaatattttatggaAGACTTGAAAAAGAATGTGATGACTCATGCAAGCAAGATTATGGTTGAGAATA CTGAGAatggtgttgggatttttgaTAACTATGACATCAAGCCAATTATGGATGCTTCAAATTACCCTCATAACCATACATTTGGTTATGATCATGGattcttttaa